From Novipirellula galeiformis, the proteins below share one genomic window:
- a CDS encoding cation:proton antiporter, giving the protein MDLLLYLALIPSLGVAAQWIAWRTGLPGILLLLLFGVLLGQFVQPDSYLAELTGGEIAKAGPELLFPIVSLSVAVIMFEGGLSLKFHELREAGSAAFRLVTLGALITFLGTAVASHFTLGFAWPISFLLGAILTVTGPTVIGPLLRQVRPTRRVASTLKWEGIVIDPIGAVLAVLVFENILVHSSEPNLGSAIFMLSKTILVGMGLGCAGGAFLTTAFRRYWVPDQLHGIGTLSVGLLLYAISDHLAHESGLITVTVIGLWLTNQRHFDIEHIIELKENLRTLLIGCLFIVLGSRVAIDDVIAHGWHGLLFLLLMILIVRPISAFVSLLGSPLDLRERAFVASLAPRGIVAAAVSSVFALEIERRGGAFDLAGSDQLATVTFLVIAGTVAVYGIAASPIARLLGLADEKSNGALIAGAEHWVRDFALELNNAGVPVMLLDTNYNKVSQARVAGLRAECINILNEHARKDLTVAGIGRFLAMTPNDEVNSLAVRECRGMFERAQLYQLNFSVKNTNSRREMTRNLMGRQLFREGLTFSKIRDLHESGALFKTTKLSDSFSYTDFIRRYNEVPELLCVISSDGTPLMNTVSDPLKPESGQTIICLVTSVPLPVEHVAMDPETKSAKG; this is encoded by the coding sequence ATGGACCTACTGCTTTATCTAGCCCTAATCCCCTCGCTTGGTGTTGCAGCCCAATGGATTGCGTGGCGAACGGGTTTACCTGGCATCTTGCTGCTGTTGTTGTTCGGAGTCCTGTTGGGGCAGTTTGTCCAACCGGATTCGTATCTTGCCGAATTGACCGGGGGCGAGATTGCCAAGGCAGGTCCCGAGTTATTGTTCCCGATCGTTTCGCTCTCGGTCGCGGTGATCATGTTCGAAGGGGGATTGTCGCTCAAATTTCATGAGCTTCGTGAAGCGGGCAGTGCCGCGTTTCGGTTAGTGACCCTCGGCGCATTGATTACGTTCTTGGGCACCGCGGTGGCCTCCCATTTCACGCTTGGCTTTGCGTGGCCCATCAGTTTTTTGCTGGGGGCAATTTTAACGGTGACCGGTCCGACGGTGATTGGCCCGCTGCTTCGGCAAGTCCGGCCGACCCGGCGTGTGGCGTCGACGTTGAAGTGGGAAGGGATCGTGATCGACCCGATCGGAGCGGTTTTGGCCGTGCTCGTGTTTGAGAATATTTTGGTGCATTCGTCCGAGCCGAATCTCGGTTCGGCGATTTTTATGCTTTCCAAAACCATCCTCGTGGGGATGGGACTCGGCTGCGCCGGCGGCGCTTTTCTGACCACAGCATTTCGGCGTTATTGGGTGCCCGATCAACTGCACGGGATTGGGACGCTTTCGGTCGGGTTGCTGTTATACGCAATCAGTGACCATTTGGCGCACGAGTCCGGTTTGATCACGGTGACCGTGATCGGATTGTGGTTGACGAATCAGCGTCACTTTGACATCGAGCACATCATCGAGCTCAAAGAGAACCTACGGACGCTGCTAATCGGTTGTCTGTTTATTGTTCTGGGTTCGCGCGTGGCCATTGATGATGTGATCGCTCATGGTTGGCATGGTTTGTTGTTTTTGCTGTTGATGATTCTGATCGTGCGGCCGATCTCCGCGTTTGTCTCGCTGTTGGGCTCGCCGCTTGATTTACGAGAGCGAGCCTTTGTCGCCTCGCTTGCCCCCCGCGGGATCGTCGCTGCGGCGGTTAGCAGTGTTTTTGCGTTGGAAATCGAACGCCGCGGCGGGGCGTTTGATCTCGCCGGCTCGGATCAACTTGCCACCGTGACGTTTCTGGTCATCGCGGGAACGGTCGCCGTGTACGGGATTGCCGCTTCGCCCATTGCTCGACTGTTGGGACTTGCCGATGAAAAGTCCAATGGAGCTTTGATTGCGGGTGCGGAACACTGGGTGAGAGACTTTGCCCTGGAGCTCAATAACGCGGGCGTGCCGGTGATGCTGCTCGACACGAACTACAACAAGGTTTCACAGGCGCGTGTCGCGGGGCTACGAGCGGAGTGCATCAATATTCTTAACGAGCATGCACGCAAGGATCTGACGGTGGCGGGGATTGGGCGTTTTCTGGCCATGACCCCGAATGATGAAGTCAACTCGCTGGCGGTTCGAGAGTGTCGTGGGATGTTCGAACGCGCCCAGCTTTATCAGCTTAATTTCAGCGTGAAAAACACGAATTCACGGCGTGAAATGACCCGGAATTTGATGGGGCGACAACTTTTTCGCGAAGGGTTGACGTTCTCGAAAATTCGCGACCTGCATGAGTCCGGCGCCCTATTCAAAACCACCAAATTGTCCGATTCCTTCAGCTACACTGACTTTATTCGTCGGTATAATGAGGTTCCCGAACTGTTGTGTGTGATTTCAAGCGATGGAACCCCGCTGATGAATACGGTCAGCGATCCTTTGAAACCCGAGTCGGGGCAAACGATTATTTGTCTGGTCACGTCGGTTCCGTTGCCAGTCGAGCATGTGGCGATGGATCCAGAGACCAAGTCGGCAAAAGGATAA
- a CDS encoding elongation factor P, with product MLAKEVKPGSVVVHEGNPIVIVSLSVQSPSARGAATLYKFRGRNVVTRNKVDITFKGTDVVAEADFSKRNVQLMYTDPTHMYVMDQESFLQYDVPIEDAEEQLPYITEGLEGIRALVYNDECVGIELPASVELTIKQCDPSIKGNSATARTKPATLETDLVVHVPEYIKEGERIKVDTRTGEFLSRA from the coding sequence ATGCTTGCAAAAGAAGTCAAACCTGGATCCGTCGTGGTCCACGAAGGAAACCCGATCGTCATCGTTTCGCTGTCGGTTCAATCGCCCTCAGCTCGTGGCGCCGCGACCTTGTACAAATTTCGTGGCCGCAATGTCGTCACGCGAAATAAAGTCGACATCACGTTCAAAGGAACCGATGTCGTTGCCGAAGCAGATTTTTCCAAACGCAATGTGCAATTGATGTATACCGATCCAACTCATATGTACGTGATGGATCAGGAGAGTTTTCTGCAATACGACGTGCCCATCGAAGATGCGGAAGAGCAACTTCCGTACATCACCGAAGGGCTCGAAGGCATTCGGGCACTGGTTTACAACGACGAGTGCGTGGGGATTGAGCTTCCAGCGTCGGTCGAGTTGACGATCAAACAGTGTGACCCAAGTATCAAGGGCAACTCTGCGACCGCTCGGACGAAGCCTGCGACCTTGGAAACCGATCTTGTCGTGCACGTCCCCGAATACATCAAAGAAGGGGAGCGAATCAAAGTCGATACCCGCACGGGCGAATTCTTGTCGCGTGCTTAG
- a CDS encoding DUF6807 domain-containing protein: MEKLKAQVLKSLRFVTLASASVAFAAVGSSDAWAETAATTATLSVTEEDSPKGWNVYDNGKLFAGYIANQNGFPIIYPVIGPGGERMTRDFPMKSGTEGEKLDHDHHRSMWFTHGEVNGVDFWIDDAHEGAGRIVQTAGKATVDKKHNAVVITTENDWNDGEGKRQLSDSRRTTFRTLDGKRIIDFEVVLRATDGDVNFGDTKEGSLGIRVAGTMKVDAKQGGKITNAEGLTDSAAWAKKSNWVNYSGPVNNKPVGMSVFYHPSSFAAPCNWHVRTYGLFAANPFGHYHFNGGDKTEGTTLKDGETMSIRCRVILYQGDFNADETAKAFVKYAAEKPAAL, translated from the coding sequence ATGGAAAAGTTGAAAGCTCAAGTACTTAAATCGCTGCGTTTTGTTACCCTCGCGTCTGCCTCGGTTGCGTTCGCAGCGGTCGGCTCGTCCGATGCATGGGCAGAAACCGCAGCGACTACCGCCACGTTGAGCGTGACCGAAGAAGACTCGCCCAAGGGATGGAACGTTTACGACAACGGTAAATTGTTCGCCGGCTATATCGCGAACCAAAACGGTTTCCCGATTATTTATCCCGTGATCGGCCCTGGGGGAGAACGGATGACGCGTGACTTCCCGATGAAATCGGGAACCGAGGGCGAAAAATTAGACCACGACCATCATCGTTCAATGTGGTTCACGCACGGCGAGGTCAACGGAGTCGATTTCTGGATCGATGACGCCCATGAAGGTGCGGGACGGATTGTCCAAACTGCAGGGAAAGCCACCGTCGATAAAAAACACAACGCGGTCGTCATCACCACCGAAAATGACTGGAATGACGGCGAAGGAAAACGCCAGCTGTCCGATTCACGTCGCACCACCTTTCGCACGCTTGATGGAAAACGAATCATCGACTTTGAGGTTGTCCTGCGCGCGACCGATGGCGATGTGAACTTCGGTGATACCAAAGAAGGAAGCTTGGGCATCCGCGTCGCTGGCACCATGAAGGTTGACGCCAAGCAGGGCGGCAAGATCACCAATGCAGAAGGGCTAACCGACTCGGCAGCCTGGGCCAAGAAATCGAATTGGGTAAATTACTCGGGCCCGGTCAATAACAAGCCCGTGGGGATGTCCGTTTTCTATCATCCGTCGAGTTTTGCCGCACCCTGCAATTGGCACGTTCGCACCTACGGTTTGTTTGCTGCAAACCCGTTTGGCCACTACCACTTCAACGGCGGCGATAAAACAGAAGGTACCACCCTGAAGGATGGCGAAACGATGTCGATCCGCTGCCGAGTGATCCTTTATCAAGGTGACTTCAATGCCGACGAAACCGCGAAAGCGTTCGTGAAATACGCCGCTGAAAAGCCCGCTGCCTTGTAG
- a CDS encoding outer membrane protein assembly factor BamB family protein, translating to MRTCLKMDRLHFSVACLFVLASVTMTKGSWAQGFFRPISGAQSGRFIEAPRGMLQQLREAERAIESQSYSDAVVRLGDLLQRDSRANDENGLGGQDFFLDADEATNGTTLFKESLFRRARDIVGSLPSQARETYQLRYGPLSRKMLGDAAATRDWKAVAAVRRMYFHTDAGYEASLLLAKREFYGGHALAASMLLDDIVTVPAAISHLGESVHLLYAATCHASGRDVAEFDWKGASVTIDGKSETIASADEWKSWLEKHLLNRDAIERNDADYPIFGGEPNRNELSQGEMPLENERWLLDTTASPRQGRTLREVSSSLASSGKLPPPSWTPIRVGDQVLMRTTERLVGVDYLSGKRIWMYPWFSPHQSHQSNEIEFDAIPGEDDAADLLTQRVWNDLPYGEISSDGKRVFMVDDLGEVEMASFSPIMGMRGTRPADSSSNTLVALDLATEGKLLWRLGKGESTASTLSDAFFLGPPLPLDGRLYSLVEIAGDILLVCLDPATGEELWRQHLTAVETGGVDTDPVRRVAGATPTFHEGVLICPTGAGAMVAIDLVDRMFRWGTIFNRNDDFARNMAGRGRGVETVPLMQRWHNGTAIAADQTLLVTPIESDRLYGFDLVSGEALFSEKNRITMRYLAGIRDGKFFLVGTNQMSAYDAQTGTNVWTTTSDLLTVGQNISGRGVFGEGYYLLPTTSNEIIKVSLSDGSALDRRQLRFPLGNLVAAQGELMSHSPTSLAVAYGEASLGPKIEQALARNPEDIQALIHKAELLIQRGQRDEALTLLARAREQEPDNDEALMLSVAAMLDSLRESPEVDGGLVETLDKLIYQPEQRVELLALRVRAALQAEKHEDAAKYMLELSNVVTSEPASEDAINRIVSDAGRQCSLDAWLAARSAELASQTGAKDRERVNRIFADSFADKLHSPNNLLWRLLQQFGSVTGSDPIRNELSTRFEKEQEWLRAYSLQLGNRLATDAQLESLPTDRLFRLAKIYARSGFAKDAIHILEQLRGREDGPELAMLDELEAATLPLITTPEWSDSASLKWEPRPSRTRATMSLKQQVSETTILAGREFQGWRLVSEGAFALALRNPHGYPRGIPLDLENRQRDMGQNEAKISGGVMVVVTPNALVAIDLHRLDSQANESVLWRHSLSSDDSPLLKRRSSPTRFGDQVFQYLINGATARTPVPTFNLGPILGDRVLALQGGELMSLDLFTSETQWRNSDAPVSGVVLCDGKQIAVVSDSEKRMVFYDLHDGAKRGETPWTHGQIWTAQGEHVLAYQPTTTSREYEIRLINPFTNDIKLSKRAAEANRTNENIPASYGRIVGGRYFSLLDTAGNATLWDLMDATEISSLQLPAYPDLIGLHAMRLEDKFFLLPMRRPKPNELPSSSQLHTREGNDHETTNALFTISLGDGTLLWQKEFEEAWGCTIHQPDSTPAVLLTRGRSTFRNPPVRTRTLDFVAFDVDDGHEVASVLDKDVPSHTNELETQTKIPPGQDLVIVDIGIEKLQLNYKLNDIGDETDGVPDAKPNIDTNELR from the coding sequence GTGCGTACGTGCTTAAAGATGGACCGATTGCATTTCTCGGTGGCTTGTCTCTTCGTCCTCGCCTCAGTCACGATGACGAAAGGCAGTTGGGCGCAAGGGTTCTTTCGCCCGATCTCGGGGGCACAATCGGGACGGTTTATTGAAGCACCGCGAGGCATGCTGCAGCAACTACGTGAAGCGGAGCGTGCGATTGAAAGTCAGAGTTACAGTGATGCGGTAGTGCGACTTGGCGACCTGTTACAGCGAGACTCCAGAGCGAACGACGAGAATGGACTTGGCGGGCAAGATTTTTTCCTGGACGCCGATGAAGCGACAAACGGCACGACTCTATTCAAAGAGAGTCTTTTTCGTCGGGCGCGCGACATCGTCGGCAGCCTGCCTTCCCAAGCCCGCGAAACCTATCAACTTCGCTACGGTCCGTTATCGCGTAAGATGCTCGGCGATGCGGCCGCGACACGCGATTGGAAAGCCGTGGCCGCGGTTCGACGCATGTATTTTCACACCGACGCAGGCTATGAAGCGTCGCTATTACTAGCCAAACGTGAATTCTACGGCGGTCATGCGTTAGCCGCTTCGATGTTGCTTGACGACATCGTGACGGTACCGGCGGCAATTTCACACCTAGGTGAATCAGTCCACCTCCTTTACGCAGCGACGTGCCACGCATCGGGTCGTGACGTTGCCGAATTTGATTGGAAAGGGGCGTCGGTCACGATCGATGGGAAATCGGAAACGATTGCTTCGGCCGACGAGTGGAAGAGCTGGCTTGAAAAGCACCTGCTCAACCGCGATGCCATCGAGCGCAACGACGCCGACTATCCGATCTTCGGTGGCGAACCCAATCGCAATGAATTGAGCCAGGGTGAAATGCCGCTGGAGAATGAACGTTGGTTGCTAGATACAACAGCCAGTCCACGCCAAGGTCGCACCCTTCGAGAGGTGTCATCGAGCTTAGCATCGAGTGGAAAATTGCCGCCGCCGAGCTGGACTCCGATTCGGGTCGGTGACCAAGTTCTGATGCGAACCACCGAACGGCTCGTGGGCGTCGACTACCTCAGCGGCAAACGCATTTGGATGTACCCATGGTTCTCGCCCCATCAAAGCCATCAATCCAACGAGATCGAGTTTGACGCCATTCCCGGCGAAGACGATGCTGCGGACCTGTTGACCCAACGTGTTTGGAATGACTTGCCCTACGGAGAAATCAGTAGCGATGGCAAGCGGGTGTTCATGGTCGATGATCTTGGTGAAGTCGAGATGGCATCGTTTAGTCCGATCATGGGGATGCGTGGCACCCGTCCTGCCGACAGCAGTTCCAATACGCTTGTCGCGTTGGATTTGGCAACCGAAGGAAAACTATTGTGGCGTCTGGGCAAGGGAGAGAGCACCGCATCGACACTGAGCGACGCGTTTTTCCTCGGCCCACCGTTGCCACTTGATGGACGCCTTTACTCGCTTGTTGAAATCGCGGGCGACATCTTATTGGTCTGTCTCGATCCAGCCACGGGGGAGGAATTGTGGCGTCAACATCTGACCGCCGTGGAGACGGGAGGCGTCGACACCGATCCGGTTCGGCGGGTGGCGGGGGCGACACCGACGTTCCATGAAGGCGTATTGATCTGCCCCACCGGCGCCGGAGCGATGGTCGCGATCGACTTGGTCGACCGGATGTTTCGTTGGGGAACGATCTTCAATCGAAACGACGATTTTGCTCGCAACATGGCTGGACGAGGTCGCGGTGTCGAAACCGTGCCGCTGATGCAGCGTTGGCACAACGGAACCGCCATCGCGGCGGACCAAACCTTGCTGGTCACGCCGATCGAATCCGATCGACTCTATGGATTCGATTTGGTGAGTGGGGAAGCATTGTTTAGTGAAAAAAACCGCATCACGATGCGCTACCTGGCGGGGATCCGTGACGGCAAATTTTTCTTGGTCGGGACCAACCAAATGAGTGCCTACGATGCCCAAACCGGCACCAATGTGTGGACCACGACATCGGACCTGTTAACGGTCGGTCAGAACATTTCGGGACGGGGCGTGTTTGGAGAAGGTTATTATTTGTTGCCCACGACATCGAATGAAATCATCAAGGTCTCGTTGAGTGACGGATCGGCGTTGGATCGTCGCCAACTACGATTCCCACTCGGCAATCTCGTTGCCGCCCAGGGCGAGTTGATGTCTCACAGCCCCACTTCGCTTGCCGTCGCTTATGGGGAAGCGTCACTAGGTCCCAAGATCGAGCAAGCCTTAGCGCGGAACCCCGAGGATATCCAGGCGCTCATTCATAAAGCCGAACTACTAATTCAACGTGGTCAGCGAGACGAAGCGTTGACGTTGTTGGCCCGAGCACGAGAGCAAGAACCGGACAACGACGAAGCATTGATGTTGTCGGTCGCAGCCATGCTCGACTCGCTACGTGAATCCCCCGAAGTCGATGGCGGCTTAGTGGAAACGCTTGATAAGTTGATTTACCAACCCGAACAACGCGTGGAGTTATTAGCGTTACGGGTGCGTGCGGCACTGCAAGCTGAAAAGCACGAGGATGCCGCGAAGTACATGCTTGAGTTGTCCAACGTCGTGACGTCGGAACCCGCCAGCGAAGATGCGATCAATCGCATTGTCTCAGATGCGGGTCGTCAGTGTTCGCTCGACGCTTGGTTAGCGGCGCGGTCGGCCGAATTAGCGAGCCAAACCGGGGCGAAGGATCGCGAGCGAGTCAACCGTATCTTTGCCGATTCGTTCGCAGATAAACTCCATAGCCCCAATAACTTGTTGTGGCGATTGCTACAACAATTCGGTTCGGTGACAGGATCCGATCCGATTCGGAACGAGTTATCGACACGATTCGAGAAAGAACAAGAATGGCTTCGCGCCTACAGCTTGCAGCTCGGTAACCGACTCGCGACCGACGCTCAATTGGAATCGTTACCGACGGATCGCTTGTTTCGTCTGGCCAAAATTTACGCGCGGAGCGGTTTTGCCAAGGATGCGATTCACATCTTAGAACAGCTTCGCGGTCGCGAAGATGGCCCCGAGCTCGCAATGCTCGATGAACTCGAAGCCGCGACGCTGCCACTGATCACAACACCGGAGTGGTCCGATTCAGCGAGCCTAAAGTGGGAACCGCGGCCGAGTCGCACGCGAGCGACGATGTCGCTAAAGCAACAGGTTTCGGAAACGACAATCTTAGCGGGCCGGGAATTCCAAGGTTGGCGTTTGGTCAGTGAAGGTGCGTTTGCCTTGGCGCTGCGAAATCCGCATGGCTATCCTCGCGGGATTCCGCTGGATCTCGAAAACCGGCAACGTGACATGGGACAAAACGAGGCCAAAATTTCTGGCGGCGTGATGGTCGTCGTCACTCCCAACGCGCTCGTTGCGATCGACTTGCATCGGCTCGATAGCCAAGCGAATGAATCGGTCCTCTGGCGACACAGCCTCAGTAGTGACGATTCACCTCTGCTGAAACGACGCAGCAGCCCCACTCGATTTGGCGACCAGGTTTTTCAATATTTGATCAATGGTGCGACCGCCCGAACCCCGGTCCCCACGTTCAATCTAGGCCCAATCCTTGGCGACCGTGTATTGGCACTCCAGGGCGGTGAGTTGATGTCGCTTGATCTGTTCACCTCGGAAACGCAGTGGCGAAATTCGGATGCCCCCGTTAGCGGCGTCGTCCTCTGCGATGGCAAGCAAATCGCGGTGGTTTCCGATAGTGAAAAACGAATGGTGTTTTACGACCTGCATGACGGAGCCAAGCGAGGCGAAACCCCATGGACCCACGGCCAAATTTGGACCGCCCAAGGCGAACATGTCCTAGCGTATCAACCTACCACCACGTCACGTGAGTATGAGATTCGCTTGATCAATCCCTTTACCAACGATATCAAACTCAGCAAACGAGCCGCCGAGGCGAACCGCACCAACGAAAACATCCCCGCGTCCTACGGCCGCATTGTGGGAGGCCGCTATTTCTCACTATTGGACACCGCGGGAAACGCAACCCTTTGGGATTTGATGGATGCCACCGAAATCAGCAGTTTGCAATTGCCCGCTTACCCCGACTTGATTGGGCTGCATGCGATGCGGTTGGAGGATAAGTTCTTCTTGCTGCCGATGCGTCGCCCGAAACCCAATGAATTGCCGTCTAGCTCGCAGCTCCATACACGCGAAGGCAACGACCACGAAACAACCAACGCCTTGTTTACAATTTCACTCGGCGACGGAACTCTACTGTGGCAAAAAGAATTCGAGGAAGCTTGGGGATGCACCATCCATCAACCCGACTCGACGCCTGCGGTGTTGTTGACGCGTGGTCGATCGACATTCCGCAACCCTCCGGTCCGCACCCGCACCTTGGACTTCGTGGCCTTTGATGTCGATGACGGGCACGAAGTCGCCTCGGTGCTGGATAAAGACGTTCCAAGCCATACCAATGAACTGGAAACGCAAACAAAAATTCCTCCCGGCCAAGATCTTGTGATTGTTGACATCGGGATCGAAAAGCTGCAATTAAACTATAAGCTGAACGACATTGGCGACGAAACCGATGGCGTCCCCGATGCCAAGCCCAATATCGACACCAACGAACTCCGTTAA
- a CDS encoding adenylate kinase, with the protein MRIVFIGPPGAGKGTQCKRLTQLLDIPHLSTGEMLRATRKESALGRIVSGYIDGGRLAPDYLVMRIVTKRLVEGDCRGGCLFDGFPRTLDQAQMLDEHLATKNDGLDLVLDLSVGQEELVSRLLNRAKIENRPDDNAETISARLRVFFNQTAPLLNYYESHGIVRHIDGSRSPDEVFAQIRSCVQSAKPKKV; encoded by the coding sequence ATGCGGATCGTCTTTATCGGACCGCCGGGTGCTGGCAAGGGAACTCAGTGCAAGCGGCTTACGCAGTTACTTGACATCCCTCATCTCTCCACCGGCGAGATGTTGCGCGCGACGCGCAAGGAGTCCGCGTTGGGGCGGATCGTATCGGGATACATTGACGGCGGTCGACTCGCCCCCGATTATCTTGTCATGCGAATCGTGACGAAGCGATTGGTCGAAGGCGATTGCAGGGGGGGGTGCTTGTTCGACGGCTTCCCCAGAACGCTCGACCAAGCCCAAATGCTCGATGAGCATTTAGCAACCAAGAACGATGGCTTGGATCTCGTTCTTGATTTGAGCGTCGGACAGGAGGAACTGGTTTCACGACTGTTGAATCGAGCTAAGATCGAGAACCGGCCCGATGACAATGCAGAAACGATCTCCGCTCGGCTTCGCGTTTTCTTCAACCAAACCGCTCCGCTTTTGAATTACTACGAAAGCCACGGGATCGTGCGACATATCGATGGCAGTCGATCGCCAGATGAGGTGTTTGCGCAGATCCGCTCCTGCGTTCAATCGGCAAAACCGAAGAAGGTTTAG
- the secY gene encoding preprotein translocase subunit SecY yields MFEKLRIIFSIPELRKKVLLTIGLLAVYRIGFHIPLPMIATNMGDAAGGAASDFFEKVSVFAASDLRQATIFGLGIMPYISASIIFQLLGSVYKPLEELKKEGEAGRKKLNEYTRYLTVFICVIQSYMYLKFMLMAGGSTGYGNINPNFLNADATGLYFGWQMVAVLVMTCGTVFLMWLGEQIDEYGIGNGISLLIMAGILAQMPKALYELIRNMKTELTGLSRGQVGIETLILLVLLFVGVVFGVVFITLGQRKIPTQSAKFTRGRRVYGGTRQHLPLRINQAGVMPIIFASSLLMIPGVMFGFMAGRFEGGGGVFNVLNMFSLTLSDQTSYIFNLLYVALIFFFCFFWTAITFNPKEMSDNLRDSGTFIPGYRPGKRTTDYLEKVMVRITYVGAGFLSIVAIVPTIVYGSLGVPYSIAGFYGGTGLLIAVSVAFDLVQKIDSHLVMRNYRGLLEGAGGGVSPVV; encoded by the coding sequence ATGTTTGAGAAACTACGAATCATTTTTTCGATTCCTGAGCTTCGTAAGAAGGTTCTCCTCACCATCGGCCTCTTGGCGGTTTATCGGATCGGGTTTCATATTCCGCTGCCGATGATTGCAACAAACATGGGCGACGCGGCGGGCGGAGCGGCCTCCGATTTCTTCGAGAAAGTTAGCGTGTTCGCTGCTAGCGATCTTCGCCAAGCGACCATCTTCGGTCTCGGAATCATGCCTTACATTTCGGCATCGATTATCTTCCAACTGCTCGGCAGCGTGTACAAACCGCTCGAGGAGTTGAAAAAGGAAGGCGAAGCTGGCCGCAAGAAACTGAACGAATACACGCGTTACTTGACCGTGTTCATCTGTGTGATCCAGAGCTACATGTACCTCAAGTTCATGTTGATGGCGGGTGGTAGCACCGGCTACGGCAATATCAATCCGAACTTCCTAAACGCGGATGCCACCGGCTTGTACTTTGGCTGGCAAATGGTGGCCGTGTTGGTGATGACCTGTGGAACCGTGTTCCTAATGTGGCTCGGCGAACAGATCGACGAATACGGGATCGGCAACGGGATCAGTTTGCTGATCATGGCCGGCATTTTGGCTCAGATGCCGAAGGCACTGTACGAATTGATCCGTAACATGAAAACCGAGCTGACGGGGCTGAGCCGCGGCCAGGTCGGTATTGAAACATTGATCTTATTGGTGTTGTTGTTTGTAGGGGTCGTTTTCGGCGTGGTCTTTATCACGCTCGGACAACGCAAGATTCCAACTCAATCGGCCAAGTTCACTCGAGGTCGTCGCGTCTACGGTGGCACACGTCAACACTTGCCACTACGCATTAACCAAGCCGGCGTGATGCCGATTATTTTCGCGAGCAGCTTGTTGATGATCCCAGGCGTAATGTTTGGTTTCATGGCCGGACGCTTCGAGGGTGGCGGAGGCGTGTTTAACGTGCTGAACATGTTTAGTTTGACGCTGAGCGACCAGACGTCGTACATCTTCAATCTATTGTATGTGGCGTTGATTTTCTTCTTCTGTTTCTTCTGGACGGCGATCACCTTCAACCCGAAGGAAATGTCAGACAACTTGCGAGACAGTGGAACGTTTATTCCCGGCTATCGACCTGGGAAACGAACGACCGATTACCTGGAAAAGGTAATGGTGCGAATCACGTACGTGGGTGCAGGCTTCCTCTCGATCGTGGCAATCGTTCCGACAATCGTCTACGGCTCCCTTGGGGTGCCTTACTCGATCGCCGGTTTCTACGGCGGCACCGGTCTGTTGATCGCAGTGAGTGTTGCGTTTGACCTGGTCCAAAAAATCGACTCGCACTTGGTGATGAGAAACTATCGCGGCTTGCTTGAAGGAGCCGGCGGAGGCGTTTCGCCGGTGGTTTAG